ctATTAACATAATTATGATTAAATGCTTATTTGatgtataattataaaaaattattgacaaTTACCTTAATTATGTATTAAATACTAATTTGATGTATAATGATTaacaattaatataattatgtagaaaataaaacatagcAACTAAAATTTGATGTACAATGATAGACAATGTTTGGAAAATTATTTTGGCatttaattattgattattattattattattattattattattattattattattattattattattattattgggtCATCATTAATGTAACAATTTatcattaataaaattattgcataataaatgagaattagaatggtatcaatataattaagatgattaaaaatatttttgattaatacttaatttaataatgtattaaatattaattttatataattataataaagatattttttaaattagtataattatatattatttattaaatattaattgtaatataattgtaatattgtaatataattataataaatatatatttttttaaaataaatttagaaaaaagtatttttattttggagaaaaaataaatttataaaaaattgacacctcatttttattagttgataatatattaaatattaattttacataattataataaatatattttttaaattaatataatcatgcattattcattaaatgttaattgtaatataattataatataattataatataaatatttttctaaaataaatttagaagagagaataatgcttttattttagagaaaaaataaattcatgaAAAATTGACGTCTCACTTTCATTAGTCGAAGAAAAAATCCAATTTGAGTATATTATTAAGTAGATaagtaataaaaattttattttatatattaactgtataagtaataattatttttttacaccaccgtataaaaaattattcaaaaaatataattaataaatgaaaataaaatcatagtatttattataataaaacgTATATGTTTATTTGAACAATTGAACTGTCATTTCataaatagaaaatataaagtaattaataataatttatgtttGGAGGTTCTTCTTTAcccttgtatatatataaagacaCCATAGACATAGGCACGGGCCAGTTCTATTTAAAGCCACGTTGAGTTCTCTGTTTCTCTCTGTGTCTGTCTCATCAGGTTTTCAGATGGATTTGAGGGTCCATTATTCTTCATTGTTGGTGTTGTGTGTATTGTTGTTCCAAATACTTGTGCTTGTGCAGCAAGCAAAAGCAACAAAGTTCCAGAATGTGAGTGGGATAAGAAGACTAAGAGGGAGAAAATCAGTGGTAGGTGGTAGCGGTGGGTGCAACTTGTTCATAGGAAGTTGGGTGATAGACCCATCATTCCCACTCTATGACTCATCAAGCTGCCCCTTCATTGATCCTGAGTTTGATTGCCAGAAATATGGTAGACCTGATAAGCAGTACCTCAAATATGCTTGGAAGCCTGATTCTTGTTCCTTACCAAGGTACTATTATTCTTCCTGCATTTAATATTGTGCATGTTTTTTCAAGTCCTTGCTTAATTATTAATTGTGTTTTGATGTAGGTTCGATGGGTTAGATTTTTTGAATAGATGGAGGGGTAAGAAGATAATGTTTGTGGGAGATTCACTGAGCTTGAACATGTGGGAATCACTCTCCTGTATGATTCACGCGTCGGTGCCCAATACCCAGACCACCTTTTTGAGGAAAGAAGCACTCTCCACTGTCATCTTCCAGgttttactttttcttcttattaAACTACTCTTTTATCTTAACCCatgataacaataaaaaaataatttataacaacaataaaaactaaaattaaaactgaatTTATGAATTCTAATAGACTGAATTTATGGACAACGAGActtttttattgttgtcatAGATTAAGATGAAAGAATAGTTTAAtacttttaatttctttcaatataGAAACGTTTTAGAGGCACTAGCAGCAATGGATATTTCAATAATTgagataacaaattaaaattattgacaCTCCGGTATATTTAGTACGCTTAGAATTCTTCCATAAATATATACTGCATTTACATCTACATATCTTTGTCTTCTTTCTCCTTTCCTATGCAAatcaccactctctctctctctccctctctgaATATCACCCTTCCCAATTTTGTCTTCATTTTATAACCTCCCTTTTGTTTGTTTCCCCGTGTTGCTTTTTCTTTTATGATTCATTCcctattttccttttttttaaatgacGTGCATTCCCCATATTGCTTTTCtaccttattttattttattaaaaacttcaattttgtatttttgtttttataaagGTCTTTCCAATTAGTAACGTGTTAATTAGTTTAAGTCCATTAAATACTACAATATTTCGTTATAAAATATCAATGATTTTTCAAGCTACTCAATTAAAGCATTTAATTTGTCAGGTTGTCATATTCAAAACTGTTCATTAATTAAGTTGGGTTTTGAGGGAGAGTTCCTAACCACAATCATCATTAGAAACCTCCATCGTTTTGAGATAAAGCTTAATATAATTGATGAGCTAAACTTTAATGATAATAGACCTTTATCTTTGTAACCTAAATAATTATGCTCCTTTTCCATACTACACCTTGGGCATGAGAAGATTCCTTTTCATGGGCCAGGAGCAATCAAAGattcaaaacaaataataacaGTAAAAACCAGAAAGTACTAGCTACTGACACAAATACCACAAATATTAAAAGCCaatgtttttattacatttgaattaatattactcaaactaatttttttgtattattatacTATTACTAATATAgtctaaaaatagaaaaaggacAAATTAAACAACTTAATACAAAATTTTTCATTGCAAGGAAGCCAAAattctactcattttattagGAGAAAATTCAATTTGATTTCCACCTATAAATATAGTTTGTTTTGAGTTTACATTTTTAATTGAaggatttttttatatataaactatcattttattttactagCTACCATGTTTTAGAAGGAAATAATAAAtctatatttttcaaatttctttcacataattttaaaataatataattttcttATTATAACTGGCATTAAAAAATACAGTACATATTAATTAATCACAAGcataaaaaacaaaagcaaaataGAGGCCCTTCAAGTTGTTTAAtaatgaaaatcaaaatagaaaaatgAGATTTCAACACTTAATGGCATCATTTTCTGGCTTTGATCTAGAGGAGTTATCTCCATCGTTTGACAGGCTGTGAGGGAGACCATGCCAACCTGTGATTACAAGTTGGAGTCTCCCCCTCAATTATTTTTGCTTCTAATCTCATGGTTTATTCAGTATCAATCAAATAAAGAACATGGGACTTGTTAGAATATTATTAGGATCGATTAGTATTGATtagaattatttaacaaaaaaaataactgATTTTCCTCAAAGAAGATATTATGACTCTGATACtatgttagaaacaagagattAAACTGGAGAAATAATTTGTGTATCATTGAGTGTATTCTAGTTGTCTATTCAAGTTGTGtggaatgatacaatataaaaagatatttataggtactaaaaaaattatactaataAAAACGTAATctcttataataaatattcaaatatactaaataatactaattgatcctaattatattctaacatacAAATATTATTCGCCATTTTATGTTATATTAAATAGTGCCATTCGTAGCCTCTAGCATGTAATCAAATGTTAAAACTTAAAAGCTACAAAATGCATTATGCTTTTGATTATTGAAACTCGAATAAAATTTCAGTCCTAAAATTaattagtcacaaaaaaaaagagtatatagtgGCTCTATGTGCAGAGCAGTGGATAGTATGTTTGCctacaaattatattaaaataaacaaacaaaaagtccaAAGTTTGGTTAATCAGTTTTCCCATGTTCAATAAGCTAACTATTTCAACATTTTTCTCCATAAAATTATGTGAATTTAAAAACGTTTATGTCAAGATTCCCTTAattcataaaatatataataatagtagtATTACACAATATTGAAGAGAAATTGTGCAGCAGAAAGTGATTGGATAGCATTATTACACATTTCCCATTAAATAATTGATCTTGACAGAAGAGAGCATATTTGTAGCTTGATTAATTGATTGCTGTGTCCACGtgaatataatataatataagtaTATTTTACATGAACAAGAATATAGAAATGTATAACCGAATGGATAAGTAATAAGTGAGTGCTAGTTGTTTAGCATTTATAATATGAAATGAATCTGAGCCATTGAAGGGGGGGTTGGTGGTGCAGGACTACGGAGTAACCATACAGCTATACCGCACCCCATATTTGGTAGACATTGTTAAAGAAAACGTTGGGCGGGTTCTCACATTAGACTCCATTGTTGCTGGGAATGCATGGCAAGGAATGGACATGTTGGTTTTCAATTCCTGGCATTGGTGGACCCACACTGGAAAATCTCAAGGGTATACatatttatattcttcaacTTCCACCATAACACTATATTTAGAGAAACAAGTATTGCTGGACAAGAGTACCCTAAGAATAATGAATGGGTGGTGATTAAAAGTCTTAGAAAGAGTCCAAAATGCATGTGGACAATAGTAATAAAAAGGTTTGCAATTTTGAGGTCTAATTTTGACTAATGTTGGTGTTTGACAGATGGGACTATATCAGAGATGGTCCCAATCTAGTTAAGGACATGGACCGTTTGGAGGCATACACTAAGGGTATGACCACTTGGGCTAGATGGGTTGATCAAAATGTTGATCCTACAAAAACTAAAGTCTTCTTTCAAGGCATTTCTCCCACTCACTATCAGTAAGTAACTCCTCTACTACTCTAACAGATTTTAACTCCCACTAGTCTGAAATTTATGTATTTCTTTGAACTCAAATAGAGGCAAGGAATGGAATGAACCAAAGAAAAGCTGTAGTGGTGAACTTGAACCATTGTCAGGGTCAACATATCCAGCAGGACTACCTCCTGCAACCAACATAGTGACCAAAATACTCAAGAACATGAATTCTCCGGTTTATCTACTTGACATCACACTCCTCTCTCAGCTCAGAAAAGATGCACACCCTTCTGCTTATAGTGGAGATCATGCAGGCAATGATTGCAGCCATTGGTGCCTCCCAGGGTTGCCTGATACATGGAACCAGCTCCTATATGCAGCACTCAGCATGTGAACAAAACAGATCCTTACACcagaattttcttcttgtttggCTCGTAGATACTGCCAAGGGCTGAAATCATATAAACTGTAACATTATACGATTCATGAAGGACAAGAAAATAATCTACAGATTTCAAGAACAGAATAGCTTTCTTAGAGTtatcaaaattgtttgcatatCAAGAAATGTACTTACCAGGCTATGTAAGAACTATGAACTAATTCACTGAATGATATTGAACTTTAGCATTGAAGTTAAATTTAATATGAGTGGTCGTTTTCTTCACGGAATCAAATATAGCGACATGTTTGGGCTTGTATTTACACAGAATCTACATCCCCGGGATACACGGAAGCATTGACAGAAACCTTTCAACCACCAAAATGAAGCTTAGAATGGAAGTTTGGTTGAGATTTGAGAAGCTTTGGTTATCAACacatagataaaataaaaaagaacttgATTGCAATATGCTAAAATTCATAATTGTAGGACTACTACACTACAAGGATAGAACAATGTATAACGTAAGATCACAAGTGTACTTATCATATCATCATCCAAAAGGGTGTCCTTTACTCATTTTGTATTCTTGTTCCAAATGAAAAATCTGAGATTTTATACGATTCTCTTAACACGTGGTCTTAGCCTATTGGATGGTTTTGGTTCTTGGAAACATGTGACCAAACCCATAACATTTggcaaatataaaaatatcataaaaacaGAACGTGTACCATGAATCTTAGAGCATCTTGAGAGCACGTCGATTGCATAGAAAAGGGAAGAAGACAAAGAGGAGGGTGGTCCGAGGGATGGGGCACGATACGAGGAACAAGACAATGTTTCATAATGGAGGAGGAAGACTGGAACAGAGATGGGAGAAGAGTCTTGGCAGAGAAGAAAACAGAgtcttcctctttttctttggaCATACTTCAATGAGGCCTTCCTTCTTGGTCAGCATTGTTTGGGTTTTGGTCCAAAGTTCAGTGTTTCAACATGCTCTGGATAACAGGATTTTCACCTTGGGCCTCGGCCTGTTGATGGCCCAACTCAATATTATACTCACCATGGTGATGTGAATAGGAAAGGTACATATTATTTGAGTCTTCactattaattagtttttattttattattttttaaaatttaaattgaaaaaaaataaatttatagtaTACAAATTTAGTTAATGGTTAATGGTTATCACTTTTTAAACTATACAAATTTGTAAAGTAACAACTAACAAGCGCTGCCGATTAGTACATGCACGTGATAGTTAAGTGAAGGACTAGGAATGAATGAGTCATTTGGTGAAGAGaatgaaattttaatttaatttggataaaattggaattaattaattgaaatgaagatattttaggtataaaatgttattaaagtttcaatctccatctctaaaaattttagtctcttGTGTCCCTAaattttggaggtactgaaatactgaaattttgaaaacagaGACAAATTTTAGTACCATTTTCTGAACTAACAAATACGAGACTGAATCTCAATCTCTCAATTTGAATCTCAGTACCTCAAAACAACGCTAGCTTAAAGAAGTGGGTTTTGTTTGGAGGGAATTCACAACTACTAGAGCATATATAACCGAGAGGAAACAAATTGGTTTTTTCAGTGTCTTTGTTTCCCAATTAATATTAATGGATGGCATTCTATTGACAAAAACAAAATGTAACTATCTTTACAGCAATTGGCTGAAGCTGAGTTTGGTCGATCATCACTAACATGTTGCAGACCTGCAAAGGAATTTCT
This sequence is a window from Arachis stenosperma cultivar V10309 chromosome 10, arast.V10309.gnm1.PFL2, whole genome shotgun sequence. Protein-coding genes within it:
- the LOC130955560 gene encoding protein trichome birefringence-like 38 — protein: MDLRVHYSSLLVLCVLLFQILVLVQQAKATKFQNVSGIRRLRGRKSVVGGSGGCNLFIGSWVIDPSFPLYDSSSCPFIDPEFDCQKYGRPDKQYLKYAWKPDSCSLPRFDGLDFLNRWRGKKIMFVGDSLSLNMWESLSCMIHASVPNTQTTFLRKEALSTVIFQDYGVTIQLYRTPYLVDIVKENVGRVLTLDSIVAGNAWQGMDMLVFNSWHWWTHTGKSQGWDYIRDGPNLVKDMDRLEAYTKGMTTWARWVDQNVDPTKTKVFFQGISPTHYQGKEWNEPKKSCSGELEPLSGSTYPAGLPPATNIVTKILKNMNSPVYLLDITLLSQLRKDAHPSAYSGDHAGNDCSHWCLPGLPDTWNQLLYAALSM